In the Selenomonadales bacterium genome, one interval contains:
- a CDS encoding phage head closure protein encodes MKIGKLRHRVRIQAYNAGRDSFGAEEQIWTDVATVWASITPVSGKEYFASAQTNAEVSTKITMRYRSGITPKMRVVFGARVFEIISALNFEERGVELNLMCKESVPDG; translated from the coding sequence ATGAAAATCGGGAAACTGCGGCACCGGGTCAGGATTCAGGCATATAACGCCGGCAGAGACAGCTTTGGCGCGGAGGAACAGATATGGACGGACGTGGCCACGGTCTGGGCCAGCATTACGCCGGTTTCCGGCAAGGAGTACTTCGCTTCCGCCCAAACCAACGCGGAGGTTTCCACAAAGATCACCATGCGCTATCGCAGCGGGATCACGCCGAAAATGCGCGTCGTCTTTGGCGCGCGTGTTTTCGAGATTATCTCCGCGCTGAATTTTGAGGAGCGCGGCGTCGAGCTCAATCTCATGTGCAAGGAGAGTGTCCCGGATGGCTAA
- a CDS encoding HK97 gp10 family phage protein, producing the protein MAKRLRVKKLKTHIEGLDEVMKLVEQLGDAAAEALDKASGAGAEIVLAAAKQKAPVDTGLLRDSLTLKKSKVRKPNIKSEHVVTRGKGAEHFAPVELGTSKMKAQPFLRPAIDENKKNVAKAVNDELLKAIGRVR; encoded by the coding sequence ATGGCTAAACGGCTGCGGGTAAAGAAGCTGAAAACGCATATCGAGGGCTTGGACGAGGTCATGAAGCTTGTGGAGCAGCTGGGCGACGCGGCGGCGGAGGCGCTGGACAAAGCCTCAGGGGCCGGGGCCGAAATTGTGCTGGCGGCGGCCAAGCAAAAAGCGCCGGTGGATACCGGGCTTTTGCGGGACAGCTTAACGCTCAAGAAAAGCAAGGTGCGCAAGCCCAATATCAAAAGCGAGCATGTGGTGACCAGGGGAAAAGGGGCGGAGCATTTTGCCCCGGTGGAGCTGGGGACATCCAAGATGAAGGCCCAGCCCTTTCTCCGCCCGGCTATTGACGAGAACAAAAAGAACGTCGCTAAGGCGGTAAACGACGAGCTCTTAAAAGCCATCGGGAGGGTGAGATGA